From a single Gimesia fumaroli genomic region:
- a CDS encoding PSD1 and planctomycete cytochrome C domain-containing protein, which produces MNHLRKLILQALIVFGILASSFQFVRAEVKSSEQAEQEHFFEQHVRPLLIKHCIECHGPKKQFAELRLDSRAHMLKGGESGPAVNVNHPEASLLISAVRRESLEMPPEQPLKKDEIEILTTWITQGAVWPDKAVIGKETKTDYAEHWAFQPIRNPDRPKVKDITWPQNEIDDFILSQLEAQQLKPSPPAKPATLLRRITWDLTGLTPSAEQSSNFTNSQSPHSIESVIEQQLASPHYGERWGRYWLDLARYADTKGYVFFEKPTFHNAFTYRDYVIQSFNQDKPFDQFILEQLAADVLKDQIPHQSQAALGFITLGPRFKNDTHDIISDRIDVVTRGLLGLTVGCARCHDHKYDPVSIEDYYSLYGVFRNSLEPIHLPFRNLENLPAPLKAQAQNIKQAAANLEQLYQQQYESVLQGTYERLAEYLSAAQSHRSGPDTVKFDVIVDGDDLNPEVLLKWQEFLDLTEKNNSPVFSLWHQLAKIPDAQFASQAPLQIQQALRNRNSDRVISLIASQLLKNKLERFPDVIRGYETLFKQIDQEWNNRIVEATKPGHSANQKPFAPEKQTYLQAFYSPDSPLVTPRHGFTILKLFPDRKLQKKVQELNAALDKARAGAPVELAQMLSLQDAEQIIEPRVFRRGNPGMPAQSIPRRYLSFFDQISNQPFTQGSGRLELAQAIASPQNPLTARVIVNRVWQHHFGQGIVSTPSDFGIQGARPSHPELLDHLASWFMQHGWSIKKLHRYIMSSATYQQQSISHVTGEKIDPANKLLWRMNRRRQDFETMRDTLLQVSHQLDLKIGGKSVNGITADSNKRRTLYTSINRQNVPGLLRTFDFPSPDVSSGSRNSTSVPGQSLFLMNHPLVLKAAQILGEEAEQAANPTAGIEQLYQKILQREPTQEELNDMRAFLETDQVPPKQAPLASQWEYGYGAYDLKTNTLSHFKTIPYWNGKQYQGSDRLPDPKIGWVFLDKTGGHPGNDMNHVAVIRWRAPETMTVSIKGSFKHELPQGNGVRGRVMIADQQALGPWTIHQKSVETNLDQVKLKKDQTIDFIVDIADNLGFDSFIWSPEIRVQPVQTAATSKTQNDQPPVRHWNYSQDFREPDKIRITPWQSLAQILLLSNEFQFID; this is translated from the coding sequence ATGAATCATCTCAGGAAATTGATACTCCAGGCGCTGATCGTTTTCGGTATTCTTGCGAGCAGCTTCCAGTTTGTCCGGGCTGAAGTGAAATCGTCTGAACAAGCAGAACAGGAACATTTTTTCGAACAGCACGTGCGCCCGCTCCTGATCAAGCACTGCATTGAATGCCATGGTCCGAAAAAACAGTTTGCTGAATTGCGGCTGGATTCCCGCGCGCACATGCTCAAAGGAGGCGAGTCTGGCCCTGCGGTCAATGTCAATCACCCGGAAGCAAGCCTCTTAATCAGTGCGGTCCGCCGTGAGTCACTCGAAATGCCTCCCGAGCAACCGCTGAAAAAAGACGAAATCGAAATCCTCACAACATGGATCACCCAGGGAGCCGTCTGGCCTGACAAAGCAGTAATCGGCAAAGAGACAAAAACCGACTATGCGGAACACTGGGCGTTTCAACCCATCCGAAATCCCGACCGCCCCAAAGTCAAAGACATAACCTGGCCGCAAAACGAAATCGATGATTTCATTCTTTCACAACTGGAAGCGCAGCAGCTCAAACCCTCTCCCCCTGCCAAACCAGCCACACTCCTGCGGAGAATCACCTGGGATCTCACCGGACTGACTCCCTCTGCCGAACAGTCCTCAAATTTCACCAACAGTCAAAGTCCGCATTCAATCGAATCGGTGATTGAACAACAACTCGCCTCTCCCCATTATGGAGAGCGCTGGGGACGATACTGGCTCGATCTCGCGCGCTATGCAGACACGAAAGGCTACGTCTTTTTTGAGAAGCCGACGTTTCACAACGCGTTCACCTACCGAGATTATGTCATCCAGAGTTTCAATCAGGACAAACCCTTTGACCAGTTTATTCTGGAACAACTGGCCGCCGATGTACTCAAAGACCAGATACCGCATCAGTCTCAAGCAGCGTTAGGCTTCATCACTCTGGGACCACGATTCAAAAATGATACGCATGATATCATCTCTGACCGCATTGACGTTGTTACCCGCGGTTTGTTGGGTTTGACCGTTGGTTGCGCCCGCTGTCACGATCATAAGTATGATCCTGTTTCCATTGAAGATTATTACTCTCTGTATGGCGTCTTTCGAAATTCGCTGGAACCGATTCATCTCCCCTTTCGAAATTTGGAAAACCTCCCAGCGCCGCTCAAGGCACAGGCACAAAACATCAAACAGGCCGCGGCGAATCTGGAACAACTTTATCAACAGCAGTATGAAAGTGTATTACAGGGGACTTACGAGCGTTTAGCAGAATATCTGAGCGCTGCCCAATCGCACCGGAGTGGCCCGGACACCGTGAAATTTGATGTCATCGTGGATGGCGACGATCTCAATCCGGAAGTCTTATTGAAGTGGCAGGAATTTCTGGATCTCACTGAAAAAAATAACTCCCCGGTATTCAGTCTCTGGCATCAACTGGCCAAAATCCCCGACGCGCAATTTGCCAGCCAGGCACCTCTCCAAATTCAACAGGCCCTGCGAAATCGGAATAGTGATCGCGTGATTTCTCTCATCGCCTCTCAACTGCTAAAGAACAAGCTCGAACGTTTCCCAGATGTCATCCGGGGCTACGAAACACTGTTCAAGCAAATCGATCAGGAATGGAACAACCGGATCGTCGAAGCTACTAAACCAGGTCACTCCGCAAATCAGAAACCGTTTGCCCCGGAAAAACAGACTTATCTGCAAGCCTTTTATAGCCCCGACTCACCATTAGTCACACCACGACATGGTTTCACGATCCTGAAACTGTTTCCGGATCGCAAATTACAGAAAAAAGTTCAGGAGCTGAATGCTGCTCTAGACAAAGCCCGGGCAGGTGCTCCCGTCGAACTGGCACAGATGTTGTCCTTACAGGATGCGGAACAAATTATCGAACCACGAGTTTTCCGACGCGGAAACCCGGGAATGCCAGCACAGTCGATTCCCAGACGCTATCTGAGTTTTTTCGACCAGATTTCGAATCAACCCTTCACACAAGGCAGCGGTAGACTGGAACTGGCGCAAGCCATCGCTTCGCCCCAAAACCCACTGACTGCCCGCGTCATCGTGAATCGGGTCTGGCAGCATCACTTTGGCCAGGGAATCGTTTCGACCCCCAGCGACTTTGGTATTCAAGGCGCGCGGCCTTCTCACCCCGAACTTCTGGACCACCTGGCAAGCTGGTTCATGCAGCATGGCTGGTCGATCAAAAAACTCCATCGCTATATCATGTCGTCTGCGACCTATCAGCAGCAAAGTATTTCACATGTGACAGGAGAGAAAATCGATCCTGCGAACAAACTGCTCTGGAGAATGAATCGCCGCCGTCAGGACTTCGAAACCATGCGGGATACGCTACTCCAGGTCAGTCATCAGTTGGATTTAAAAATCGGCGGCAAATCGGTCAATGGAATCACCGCGGATTCCAACAAACGTAGAACCTTATATACATCCATCAATCGGCAAAACGTGCCCGGCCTGTTACGTACCTTCGATTTCCCTTCTCCCGATGTCAGCAGCGGCAGCCGCAATTCAACCTCGGTTCCGGGGCAGTCACTGTTCCTGATGAATCATCCGCTCGTCCTCAAAGCGGCCCAGATCCTGGGAGAAGAAGCGGAACAGGCTGCCAATCCGACAGCAGGAATTGAACAACTCTATCAGAAGATCTTACAACGCGAACCAACACAGGAAGAATTGAACGACATGCGGGCGTTTCTGGAAACCGATCAGGTTCCCCCAAAGCAAGCCCCCTTAGCGTCTCAATGGGAATATGGTTATGGCGCATATGATTTGAAAACGAACACATTATCCCATTTCAAAACAATTCCCTATTGGAACGGCAAACAATATCAAGGCAGTGATCGCCTGCCCGACCCGAAAATTGGCTGGGTCTTTTTAGATAAAACTGGTGGCCATCCGGGGAATGACATGAATCATGTCGCCGTCATTCGCTGGCGTGCCCCCGAAACGATGACTGTTTCCATCAAAGGCAGTTTCAAACACGAACTGCCGCAGGGAAATGGGGTACGGGGACGAGTCATGATTGCCGATCAACAGGCTCTGGGGCCCTGGACCATTCATCAAAAGTCAGTAGAGACGAATCTCGATCAAGTCAAACTAAAGAAAGATCAAACCATCGATTTCATTGTCGATATCGCAGACAATCTGGGGTTCGACTCATTTATCTGGTCACCCGAAATCAGAGTACAACCGGTTCAAACAGCAGCCACTTCCAAAACACAGAACGATCAACCGCCCGTGCGGCACTGGAACTATTCCCAGGATTTCAGAGAACCAGACAAGATCCGGATTACCCCCTGGCAAAGCCTGGCGCAGATTTTATTGCTCTCCAATGAATTTCAGTTTATCGATTAA
- a CDS encoding mandelate racemase/muconate lactonizing enzyme family protein, translating to MKIEQITCQILRSGSVTNKTASCQDSVLVRIKTDNGLEGIGEADSSPEVVKAIIDAPYSHNVACGLRELLIGENPLETERLWQKMYRHTMYFGRTGVTITAMAAIDMALWDLKGKHFGEPIHRLLGGQHHNEFQAYASILFGKDGQETCDIAQRWIENGYTAVKFGWEPMGQSEQLDLELVAGAREGMGDGILLIDAGCVWDARTALQRAHAFSDYNIGWLEEPLFPHDVAGYAWLKDRSPVPIAAGEEECGRESFRPYFDQRALDVYQIDLARNGFTEASYLKQRVAEIGARPCNHCYTSPITVAASLHWLATCKDAFIFEDCVEDEPLRHELTYEKVQAENGVIQVPNRPGLGITLNEEFIAAHVVSESK from the coding sequence ATGAAAATCGAGCAAATCACTTGTCAAATTTTGAGATCCGGTTCCGTCACGAATAAAACAGCCAGCTGCCAGGATTCCGTTCTGGTCCGCATTAAAACCGACAATGGACTGGAAGGCATCGGCGAAGCAGATTCCTCTCCCGAAGTCGTCAAAGCAATCATCGACGCCCCTTACAGTCACAATGTCGCCTGTGGCTTACGCGAACTGCTCATCGGCGAAAATCCGCTGGAAACAGAACGACTCTGGCAGAAAATGTATCGGCACACCATGTACTTTGGCAGAACTGGCGTCACCATCACTGCGATGGCGGCCATTGACATGGCGCTCTGGGATTTGAAAGGCAAACACTTCGGCGAGCCGATTCACCGTCTGCTGGGAGGCCAGCACCACAACGAATTCCAAGCGTATGCCTCGATTCTGTTCGGCAAAGATGGCCAGGAAACCTGCGATATCGCCCAGCGCTGGATTGAAAACGGATACACAGCGGTCAAATTCGGTTGGGAACCGATGGGCCAGTCAGAACAACTCGACCTGGAACTTGTCGCCGGTGCCCGCGAAGGAATGGGAGATGGTATATTACTGATTGACGCAGGCTGCGTCTGGGATGCCCGAACCGCATTACAGCGTGCCCACGCGTTTTCTGATTACAACATCGGCTGGCTCGAAGAGCCGCTCTTCCCCCACGATGTCGCCGGCTATGCCTGGCTCAAAGATCGCTCTCCCGTGCCGATCGCCGCCGGTGAAGAAGAGTGCGGCCGCGAATCGTTCCGCCCCTACTTTGATCAGAGAGCCCTCGACGTTTATCAAATCGACCTGGCCCGCAATGGTTTCACCGAAGCCTCTTACTTGAAGCAACGCGTCGCGGAAATCGGCGCCCGTCCCTGTAATCACTGCTACACCAGCCCGATCACCGTCGCCGCCAGTCTGCACTGGCTAGCCACCTGCAAAGACGCCTTCATCTTTGAAGACTGTGTCGAAGACGAACCGCTCCGGCACGAATTGACCTACGAAAAAGTCCAGGCGGAAAATGGCGTGATCCAAGTTCCCAATCGCCCCGGACTCGGAATCACGCTGAATGAAGAATTCATCGCGGCCCACGTTGTTTCAGAATCCAAATAA
- a CDS encoding DUF1501 domain-containing protein — protein MQPLTQNLPPCTRREMLTRSGMGMGMLALAGLTAKENAQAAGSSTPITRHHPAQAKQVVHLFMNGGPSHVDTFDPKPLLKKFHGKPLPNPNLPTERKTAGALGSPFQFHKYGESGIEVSELFQKTAAHIDDMCIIRSMHSDIPNHEPSLLLMNCGDNALPRPSFGSWVNYGLGSLNENLPGFVVLCPNGFPVVGPKNWRSAFLPGSFQGTHLDTKETDVSRLIENINNPQSPERQRRQLDLLQKINQRHLAQRGHDSLLEARIQSFELAYRMQFEASNVLDLSKEPKHIHEMYGDGLQGRQLLMTRRLLEQGVRFIQVWHSGGQEWDNHSGIEKSLKRLCGQWDQPIAAFLTDLKQRGMLDSTLTLWGGEFGRTPVAELPSMDGRDHNHYGFSMWMAGGGVKGGYVHGATDETGFAASENKVHVHDLHATMLHLLGIDHERLTYRYAGRDFRLTDVHGHVVKEIIA, from the coding sequence ATGCAACCTTTGACACAAAATCTCCCCCCCTGTACCCGGCGCGAAATGCTGACGCGATCCGGCATGGGAATGGGCATGCTCGCCTTAGCCGGTCTGACTGCGAAAGAAAATGCGCAGGCAGCCGGAAGCAGTACTCCCATCACCCGACACCATCCGGCTCAAGCCAAACAGGTCGTGCACCTGTTCATGAACGGCGGCCCCTCACACGTCGACACCTTTGATCCCAAACCGTTACTCAAAAAGTTTCATGGGAAGCCGCTCCCGAATCCGAATTTGCCCACAGAACGAAAAACCGCCGGCGCTCTGGGTTCTCCCTTTCAGTTTCATAAATATGGCGAATCCGGCATTGAAGTCAGCGAGCTGTTTCAAAAAACAGCCGCCCACATCGATGACATGTGTATCATCCGCTCGATGCATTCTGACATTCCCAATCATGAACCATCATTACTATTGATGAACTGCGGCGACAACGCCTTGCCCCGTCCCAGCTTCGGTTCCTGGGTGAATTATGGCCTGGGTAGCCTCAATGAAAATCTGCCCGGTTTCGTCGTCCTCTGCCCGAATGGTTTTCCCGTCGTCGGTCCCAAAAACTGGCGTTCCGCTTTTCTGCCCGGCTCCTTTCAGGGAACCCACCTGGACACAAAAGAAACCGACGTCTCACGGTTAATCGAAAACATCAACAACCCGCAATCGCCCGAGCGTCAACGAAGACAGTTGGATCTGTTACAAAAGATCAATCAGCGTCATTTAGCACAACGGGGACACGATTCCCTGCTCGAAGCGCGAATCCAGTCTTTTGAACTCGCCTACCGCATGCAGTTTGAAGCCTCGAATGTGCTTGATCTTTCCAAAGAACCAAAGCACATCCACGAAATGTACGGTGATGGGCTGCAAGGCCGCCAGCTCTTAATGACCCGCCGACTACTCGAACAGGGCGTCCGCTTTATTCAGGTCTGGCACAGTGGCGGACAGGAATGGGACAACCATAGCGGCATCGAAAAGAGTCTGAAGCGCCTGTGCGGACAATGGGATCAACCGATCGCCGCCTTTCTGACAGACCTGAAACAACGCGGTATGTTGGACTCAACATTGACTCTCTGGGGTGGCGAATTCGGCAGGACCCCCGTTGCGGAACTTCCTTCCATGGATGGACGCGATCACAACCATTATGGCTTCAGCATGTGGATGGCCGGCGGTGGTGTCAAAGGGGGCTACGTCCACGGCGCTACCGATGAAACCGGTTTCGCCGCTTCTGAAAACAAAGTCCACGTGCATGATCTCCATGCCACCATGCTGCATCTACTGGGCATCGACCATGAACGACTCACTTATCGCTATGCAGGTCGAGATTTTCGTTTAACCGATGTGCACGGACACGTTGTGAAAGAAATCATTGCTTAG
- a CDS encoding PEGA domain-containing protein, with amino-acid sequence MSDSVSPDNSDLALSAPERVSVSKRRWLLVALLLLVSSTQFGCVHRRMTIRSIPSGALVKVDGEEIGYTPASVDFTYYGTREITLTKDGYETQTVMQKVKTPWYQVMPLDLVSDNLLPFEVTNRHEFTYQLQPKVVVPTEELLNRGNLLRSETQIGQ; translated from the coding sequence ATGTCCGATTCTGTTTCCCCTGACAATTCCGATTTAGCCCTGTCCGCCCCAGAGCGTGTCTCCGTTTCTAAGAGACGTTGGCTGCTGGTTGCGCTATTGCTGTTGGTATCCAGCACTCAATTTGGCTGTGTGCATCGGAGAATGACCATACGTTCGATTCCGTCGGGCGCTCTGGTCAAGGTTGATGGAGAAGAGATCGGATATACGCCAGCCTCTGTCGACTTCACTTACTATGGCACTCGTGAAATCACACTCACCAAAGATGGTTATGAAACGCAGACGGTAATGCAAAAGGTGAAGACGCCCTGGTATCAAGTGATGCCGCTGGACCTTGTCTCTGATAATCTATTGCCGTTCGAGGTGACGAATCGGCATGAGTTTACCTACCAGTTACAACCCAAAGTGGTGGTGCCGACGGAAGAGTTGTTGAATCGCGGCAATTTACTGCGCAGCGAAACGCAAATCGGACAATAG
- a CDS encoding alpha/beta hydrolase family protein, translated as MMKRNQIFTIVCTLMILIEYGGFAAEPSLEKTAPQDIEFIANCDQTKQRYVMLLPEAFSDQKPHSLLIALHGHGSDRWQFIKNQRGECKAARDIAQKYQMIYVSPDYRARTSWMGPQAEADLVQIIHDLKSKYQITNIFLCGGSMGGSSSLTFATIHPELINGVAAMNPTANHLEYDQFQPAIQASFGGTKQEIPHEYKKRSAEYWPEKLTMPVSIAVGGQDRLVPPDSARRLSKVLKQINGTVLLIDRPRQGHATSYEDSISILEFVIQRASPKKK; from the coding sequence ATGATGAAACGAAATCAAATCTTTACTATCGTCTGTACGTTGATGATCCTCATCGAATACGGAGGCTTCGCCGCCGAACCATCGCTGGAAAAGACAGCCCCCCAAGATATCGAATTCATCGCAAACTGCGATCAGACAAAGCAGCGTTATGTCATGCTTCTGCCTGAAGCGTTTTCGGATCAGAAACCACACTCACTTTTAATCGCCCTGCACGGTCATGGCTCGGATCGCTGGCAATTCATTAAAAATCAGCGTGGTGAATGCAAGGCAGCCCGCGATATCGCTCAGAAATATCAGATGATTTATGTCTCGCCCGATTATCGCGCACGGACCTCGTGGATGGGTCCCCAGGCTGAAGCCGATCTGGTTCAAATCATCCACGATCTGAAATCGAAATATCAAATTACCAACATATTTTTGTGCGGCGGATCGATGGGCGGATCGTCCAGCCTGACCTTTGCGACGATTCACCCGGAACTCATCAATGGCGTCGCCGCCATGAATCCCACGGCCAATCATCTGGAATACGATCAGTTCCAACCAGCCATCCAGGCCTCCTTCGGCGGGACGAAGCAGGAAATTCCTCATGAATATAAAAAACGGAGTGCCGAGTATTGGCCTGAGAAATTGACCATGCCTGTCAGCATTGCGGTCGGCGGGCAGGACCGACTGGTTCCCCCTGACAGCGCCCGCCGTTTAAGTAAAGTGCTCAAACAGATCAACGGAACCGTGCTGCTGATCGACCGCCCCCGGCAAGGTCATGCGACGTCTTATGAGGATAGTATTTCTATCTTGGAATTTGTGATCCAGCGCGCATCGCCGAAGAAGAAATAA
- a CDS encoding succinylglutamate desuccinylase/aspartoacylase family protein, with the protein MSQTPIRTKIDFEKPGIQWGTLNIPFSYNLSGWSQLQIPISTIANGEGPTVLLMAGNHGDEYPGQIAIMKLMKSLNLDEISGRIIFIPAINIPAAKAATRLSPLDGKNLNRCFPGNADGTVTDIMAHYLTHEIFPRVDVVIDLHTGGRGVYFYPCAHMHLVDDLEQRRRMAQATQAYNTDFSFLYADIAGKGLLPVEAENMGKTVVTTEMGGGEVTNAAVHRLSQEGLHNVLVHLKVLQGEEQSRSDLGLPPTRWIQALDAEDYIFAPESGLFESFVDVGADVASGQPLGALYFLERPDREPTIIQANSAGIAIAHRGPTLTSQGDILFCLAHDVESDILKTFA; encoded by the coding sequence ATGTCACAAACTCCCATTCGCACGAAGATCGATTTCGAGAAACCCGGAATTCAGTGGGGCACGCTGAATATTCCGTTTTCCTATAATCTGAGTGGCTGGTCGCAACTCCAGATTCCCATTTCCACCATCGCAAACGGCGAAGGCCCCACCGTGCTGCTGATGGCGGGCAATCACGGCGATGAATATCCCGGTCAAATCGCCATCATGAAACTCATGAAATCGCTCAACCTGGATGAGATTTCAGGACGCATTATTTTCATCCCCGCCATTAACATTCCTGCCGCCAAAGCAGCCACCCGTCTTTCTCCTCTGGATGGTAAGAACCTGAATCGTTGTTTCCCCGGAAACGCCGACGGCACCGTCACCGACATTATGGCGCATTACCTGACGCACGAAATTTTTCCACGCGTCGATGTCGTCATCGACCTGCATACCGGCGGTCGCGGCGTCTATTTTTATCCGTGCGCCCATATGCATCTGGTAGACGATCTCGAACAACGCCGCCGGATGGCGCAGGCCACTCAGGCTTATAATACCGATTTCTCATTCCTGTACGCCGACATCGCCGGCAAAGGTCTCCTGCCGGTCGAAGCAGAAAATATGGGAAAAACTGTCGTCACCACGGAAATGGGAGGCGGCGAAGTTACAAACGCTGCCGTCCATCGTCTCTCACAGGAGGGACTGCACAACGTATTGGTTCATCTGAAGGTACTGCAAGGAGAAGAACAGAGCCGTTCGGATTTAGGGCTGCCTCCCACTCGCTGGATCCAGGCACTCGATGCAGAAGATTACATTTTCGCGCCGGAGTCCGGGCTCTTCGAAAGTTTTGTGGATGTGGGAGCCGACGTTGCTTCGGGACAACCATTGGGAGCTCTCTACTTCCTCGAACGTCCCGATCGCGAACCCACGATCATTCAGGCTAACTCCGCCGGCATCGCGATTGCTCATCGCGGCCCCACGTTGACCAGCCAGGGAGATATTCTGTTCTGCCTGGCCCATGACGTGGAATCAGATATTCTGAAAACGTTTGCATAA
- a CDS encoding sodium:solute symporter family transporter — protein sequence MSWLDWLIVFVLNGSVIAFGFYLARSTKSSSDWFLGGRSLPWWGLGLSIFATSVDNADAVSLTGYAYNHGMHIITAFTLASVCGAILASFIVVPVLYRGGFYTNAEYLETRFGKSIRTISALIQIQYRTSMLGLMIWSIYLMLQGILEFTPVQCWALIVLLVIFTAAYTTWGGLTSVVWTDALQSLIMIAGGIAIFCAVWSASGGWSETVQKLSESTDEQGQPLINWLHIGQFQDANSTSPYLIVIGWTIVGLGYYTVNHTQTMRLMGARSLWDMKMATLFGCLLIMPIMIGTTLMGVMGRVIVPEFTDHSAADQLFPYYANQFLAPGFKGLVVAGILSAAISTFDSIGSALSALFTRDIYARWICTDQTEKHYLKVTRWATIGILLMGFLYIPFIVRYDNMIQAFRTLIPIFVTPLFTIYLLGVLTRVPRESGLVGLIAGSLFGLLGFIDRELFDLEWLSPMLTEKWYAFPCSMIVTATAMFAAAIKWGWLKKEALPEKKQPEVSPKHDWLSESRQELLEIKLSPFSKPVPQYLNPNWYAILLIALSFWIIFGFFW from the coding sequence ATGAGTTGGCTAGACTGGTTAATCGTTTTCGTCCTGAATGGATCTGTCATCGCGTTCGGATTTTATCTGGCCCGCAGCACCAAATCCAGTAGTGACTGGTTTCTGGGGGGCCGCTCTCTTCCCTGGTGGGGTCTGGGACTTTCGATTTTTGCCACCAGTGTCGACAATGCCGACGCGGTCTCGTTAACCGGCTACGCGTATAACCACGGCATGCATATCATCACAGCCTTTACCCTGGCCAGTGTCTGCGGGGCCATCTTGGCTTCATTCATCGTCGTACCTGTCTTATATCGAGGTGGCTTTTATACCAACGCCGAATACCTGGAAACCCGCTTCGGAAAATCGATTCGAACGATCAGCGCACTGATTCAAATTCAATACCGGACCAGTATGCTGGGGCTGATGATCTGGTCCATCTATCTGATGCTGCAAGGAATCCTCGAATTTACACCAGTCCAATGCTGGGCTTTGATCGTCTTACTCGTCATCTTCACAGCCGCCTACACAACCTGGGGCGGCTTGACCTCGGTGGTCTGGACCGACGCCTTACAGAGCCTGATCATGATCGCCGGCGGCATTGCCATTTTCTGTGCCGTCTGGTCTGCCAGCGGAGGCTGGTCGGAAACCGTTCAAAAATTATCGGAGTCGACCGATGAACAGGGACAGCCGCTGATTAACTGGTTACACATCGGTCAGTTCCAGGATGCGAACTCCACGTCTCCCTATCTGATTGTCATCGGCTGGACCATCGTGGGTCTGGGTTATTACACCGTGAATCACACGCAAACCATGAGACTGATGGGCGCACGGTCTCTCTGGGATATGAAAATGGCAACGCTGTTCGGCTGCCTGCTGATTATGCCCATCATGATCGGAACCACGTTGATGGGCGTCATGGGCCGTGTGATCGTTCCCGAATTTACCGATCATTCCGCCGCCGACCAGTTGTTTCCCTATTACGCAAATCAGTTTCTGGCCCCCGGTTTTAAAGGACTGGTCGTTGCCGGAATTTTATCCGCCGCCATCAGTACCTTCGATTCCATCGGCTCCGCATTGTCGGCTCTGTTTACTCGCGATATTTACGCACGCTGGATATGTACCGATCAGACCGAAAAACATTACCTGAAAGTCACGCGCTGGGCCACCATCGGCATCCTGCTGATGGGCTTTCTCTATATCCCGTTCATCGTCCGCTATGACAACATGATCCAGGCATTTCGCACCCTGATTCCCATTTTCGTCACCCCCCTGTTTACGATTTATCTGTTAGGCGTCCTGACCAGAGTCCCGCGTGAAAGCGGCCTCGTCGGACTGATCGCCGGCTCCCTGTTCGGCCTGCTGGGGTTCATCGACCGCGAACTCTTCGATCTTGAATGGCTCAGCCCCATGCTGACCGAAAAATGGTATGCCTTCCCCTGCTCCATGATCGTCACAGCCACCGCCATGTTTGCAGCAGCAATAAAATGGGGCTGGCTGAAAAAAGAAGCTCTACCGGAAAAGAAACAGCCTGAAGTTTCGCCAAAGCACGACTGGCTCTCCGAAAGTCGACAGGAACTGCTTGAGATCAAGCTCTCTCCCTTTTCAAAACCAGTCCCACAATATCTAAATCCGAACTGGTACGCCATTTTATTAATCGCACTTTCATTCTGGATTATCTTTGGCTTCTTCTGGTAA
- a CDS encoding GntR family transcriptional regulator: MNESQLVRGLGEQIVERLREDIFSGRIAEGERLREIDLAERFAVSRGPIREAIQQLAWEGIVETDRNKGALVSSSAPNEITELIIPLRCTIEKYAVRLFFDHLTEDDFLVWETILEKMKRACEAKDFTLISEHDIAFHRALVTRSQSPDLLAIWSSIVSRVRRHFRESHLKYANPIQIYEEHLPILDAFKNKSLQKALKTLEDHIE, translated from the coding sequence ATGAATGAGTCTCAGTTGGTCCGAGGTTTGGGCGAACAGATCGTTGAGCGTCTGAGAGAAGACATTTTCTCAGGAAGGATCGCCGAAGGGGAACGCTTACGTGAGATCGATCTGGCCGAACGGTTTGCCGTCAGTCGCGGCCCCATTCGTGAGGCAATCCAGCAGCTTGCCTGGGAGGGAATTGTTGAAACCGATCGTAACAAAGGCGCACTCGTCTCCTCCTCAGCCCCCAATGAAATCACCGAACTGATCATCCCCCTGCGGTGCACGATCGAAAAATACGCCGTCCGTCTTTTTTTTGATCATTTAACAGAAGACGACTTTCTTGTCTGGGAAACGATACTGGAGAAAATGAAACGCGCGTGTGAAGCAAAAGACTTCACGCTGATTTCAGAACACGATATCGCCTTTCATCGTGCTTTAGTCACTCGTTCTCAATCCCCTGACCTGCTGGCGATCTGGTCCTCCATTGTTTCTCGTGTAAGACGGCATTTTCGCGAATCACACCTCAAATATGCAAACCCGATTCAGATCTACGAAGAACACCTTCCGATACTCGACGCATTCAAAAACAAAAGCCTCCAAAAGGCATTGAAAACGCTCGAAGATCATATTGAATAA